The Curtobacterium herbarum genome contains the following window.
GCAGGCGTCCGAGCACGAGGGCGCGATCATGCCGGGGCGGACGCACCTGCAGCACGCGCAGCCGGTCCTGCTCGCGCACCACCTGCTCGCGCACGCGTGGCCCCTCGTCCGCGACCTCGAGCGCCTCCGCGACTGGGCCGGCCGCGCGAGCGTGAGCCCCTACGGAGCCGGCGCGCTCGCGGGGAGCTCCCTGGGCCTCGACCCGACGGCGATCGCGCACGAGCTGGGCTTCGCCCGGCCGGCCGACAACTCGATCGACGCGACGGCCGCCCGCGACGTCGTGGCGGAGTTCGCCTTCGTCCTGGCGCAGATCGGCATCGACCTCTCGCGTCTGGCCGAGGAGATCATCCTCTGGAACACGAAGGAGTTCGGTTTCGTCCGGCTCCACGATGCCTTCTCGACCGGGTCGAGCATCATGCCGCAGAAGAAGAACCCGGACATCGCCGAACTGGCGCGCGGCAAGTCGGGCCGGCTGATCGGCAACCTCACGGGCCTGCTCGCGACGCTGAAGGGGCTGCCGCTCGCGTACAACCGCGACCTGCAGGAGGACAAGGAGCCGGTGTTCGACTCGGTCGCCCAGCTCGAGGTCCTGCTGCCCGCCGTCACCGGCATGGTCGCGACGCTGTCGTTCGACACGGCTCGCATGGCGGAGCTGGCCCCGCAGGGCTTCTCGCTCGCGACGGACGTCGCCGAGTGGCTGGTCCGGCAGGGTGTCCCGTTCCGTGACGCGCACGAGGTGTCCGGTGCGCTGGTCCGGTTCTGCGAAGAGCGCGGGATCGACCTCGATGACCCGACGGACGAGCAGTACGCGTCCGTCTC
Protein-coding sequences here:
- the argH gene encoding argininosuccinate lyase produces the protein MTDVPRASRPEEASSKTDATNTGALWGGRFADGPSAELAALSKSTHFDWQLAPYDLAGSRAHARALQTAGYLTADELDRMLAGLDRLEESFLDGSLQPADSDEDVHGALERLLIADVGPELGGKLRAGRSRNDQIATLGRMHMLDHGRRIGRMVIDLVDAISQQASEHEGAIMPGRTHLQHAQPVLLAHHLLAHAWPLVRDLERLRDWAGRASVSPYGAGALAGSSLGLDPTAIAHELGFARPADNSIDATAARDVVAEFAFVLAQIGIDLSRLAEEIILWNTKEFGFVRLHDAFSTGSSIMPQKKNPDIAELARGKSGRLIGNLTGLLATLKGLPLAYNRDLQEDKEPVFDSVAQLEVLLPAVTGMVATLSFDTARMAELAPQGFSLATDVAEWLVRQGVPFRDAHEVSGALVRFCEERGIDLDDPTDEQYASVSPHLTPDVRAVLTIEGSVASRRGVGGTAPERVAEQLAAVTRSVAEIAAGTPFA